AATTTGTGGTTTGACCCTTTGGACGTAGTTTCTCAGTTAAGCTCATACCTGCCTTACAAGCTTAGGAGGTCTCTGGGCTCTAAACACCTCCTGGAAACACTAAATACAGACAAATTCCTCCATTTCCAGCCGCCTTCTATATTTTTGATAGAGCTTCCAGGCTGTCACTGTGGCTGCATCTATACTGAgaagaatgctttttttgttttctaacatttgttaaaaaaatccaacataaaTTGCTTGAAGAACACAAGCCTGCAATGACCTGGGGGCAAATTAAGCTCGTAACTTCACTACTTAATGTCTAACGTACAGACTGAGCAGAGGAGTGTTGTGGTTCATCTTTGGGAGCAAGATCCAAGTTTGGGGACACCCCTACCACTAGCCTGTTGCAGTTTCACCACAAGGCCTGACTTTACGATGAGCTACACACAGACAAAGCCATACCGCAGCCCCAGTTTGTCCTCAGGCTGAGCTAGTGGTAACAGCCATAGAAAATACTTCCCAGAAGAACTACCAGCTTAAGAGTACTCTGTACCGATAAGGaagtttggaaaaaaccccacctgtttACTGACTACATTCTTACATATACTACAAAACAGTAACCATAACCCTTTCCTGTAACAGCATAAGGTACTACACTTCAGAGGTCCACAATACTGATAACGACTGCACAGTTAAACAGACATCAAAGACCTGGCTGACATTTAAGTGCTGAGAACATGATTAGCACGAAGTTTAAGATTTGACATGTACACCATTGATCGTCAGGTCTGAGCCTTAACCCACTGATGCTCCTAACAGGGTCAAActataaataaattattactcTTTGGCATGACAATGCTTTGCTATCTATAGTCTACTTTCTACATAAAGCTGCAAAGGTTTATTTGGGCATAAATACATGTACTTcttcattaaattaaataaaagacttattttaatgaaatctttaAAACAGACTAAGGAATCTTAGTATTGATATATAATGGTAAGAGTTGCTAACCTTGGCACATTTAAACAAATCATTTCAGAGAACTCAGATGCGATTTTTCAGATGTAATCTTACCACAAATaataagggggagggggaaaaaaaaagacaaaataagccAGGGTAGATTCTCATTCAACTTAATTGCTTTCAAACTCCTAACAGTTCAGAACTTTTTTTGGTATTCTTGGATTGCATGTGGGGTTTTTATAAATGTGTGGGAATGGAGAACAGCCCATAAGGTAAGGGAACGATAAGGGAGACAAACATaaagttttaacatttttttaaatttaagaccTGATAAATTTTCAATTTAACATTACTAAAATAATTCAGAGAATATAAAGAAGGAATTCTGTACCACTTCCCAGTAGATTTTTGAGAGCTTCGCTTTGAAGCTGAAGTTTCCCTAACTTGATAAAAACAGATGGATGTCCCcacatttcttctgttttttgtttgtttgcattccTAGTAGGGTTCTCAGGATGAAATTCCTGGTCAAACTGCTGGCAAAGTCATACTGAATTTTAACTAAGACTGATGTTATTCAGACAATCTAAAATTAACTTTATGCTCCTTGTTACAGATATAATGAAATAGAAAACTTACCAATGAGAGTAGCCAACGAGCAATGAGGTACTGTTGGTGTAAACCTGATGATAACAAGATACTCATCTTCACCTATCTCTTGCACTTCAACACAGCTTTCCGTTACCACTTCCAGTTCTTCTAAAGTATTAGGTTTCTCTGGGTCCCGGATAGTACGAATTATATCTAAAGCAGAAGACAAGTGACCAACAATAAAGTAGCTTTCCTGAATTTAATAAAAGGTACTTTTATTAGAAACCATCTTCCCAGCATTGTTTATTTTGCTCTGCTTCAGAAAAGACAGAGCTGTAAATGTCAGTAATACATTATCTCACAAGTTGCTTTGTAACTGGGCAAATTGAGGCATTTGTTGTTCACGGTGCATGTATTTTTCATGTTCCAGCTCTAAACTTGCTATTATTTTTACAATCCCGTTATAATAAATAGAAATCAAAACATGCCTATTAAAGGATATGTATTACCTTTGGAACTACAGGTCATATAATATTAGTCTAGATACACATAGATGTAGTATTGCAGATAGGTTTGCTTGCCTTTCAGGTTTTTCAAAACCTAACTTATTAACAAGAAAAGCCAGATTTCCTTCTCATCATCTTCTCTCCAATTCCCAGCCTGGGCCTCACAGATAAGATTTTGAAGCCATCTTAAGGAAAGCCAATACAAAAATAATGCACTAATCCATATTTATCTGTATCAATGGTCCCTTCCTTAGGTTGTAAAATGTGGGGATCAACTAGGTTTAATATACCTGTATAGAAAATGATAAGCAGCATTGCCTTTTATAGAAGCAATGTGATGTGGATTAGCCTAAGGCGGTTTCATCATACAATGAAACAGAATTACATTTATTGTTGCTTTTCCATAGAGCAAAAGGTTTTAAAGTAATATTCCAAAGCTACAATATTTGATTATAGgacactgaaaaataatgcaCAAAAGAGTACACAAATACCTGAAAAAATAAGTCTCTGCATTTCAATGTGTATGCTGTGTAATGAAGCACAGAAGGAAAGGCAATGAGATCTCTAGCCTATTCACATCTGTGCCATGTACCCAGCATAACTTGAAGAAACACCAATTTTGACAGTGAAGGCCAAACCTAGGAAGTTCCCAGCTATCGCCTCTCACTCACTTCTGCCTTGTATGCAGTTGTTTGTCCCTTAGAAGTGCAAGTACAAGCATTTCTGGTATAAATAAGGTAACTAAAGGGATACAGGTTaagatcagtttaaaaaaaaaaccaaacaggttaaaagaaaaagaatgggtAGGTATTCTTAGCTAGCTATAGCGATTTTAGTTCTAGTGTAGCCCTACCAATAGCTCTACTACAATAGCTAACTGTATTGCTAAAGCAAATGTGATACCAGGCTCCACTACAGCAAATTACTTCGGTCTATCTTCAGGTACAGACAGACCCACCCAGCTCTTGAGAGCTGCAAAACTGCATTCAGTGCATTCCTGCCATTAAGCTGATAGGCCCAGCCTCTCAGCAGGGATCACAGGCATAGTACAACATGGCACTAATATTGCTATATTACTTCCAGGCAGGAAGGAAGCAGGCAGCCAGCGGGCAGGAACGGTAGTTCATGTCTGTCTGGACTCCATCCGTCTGAGAAGGGTATGCCTGAAGTCAGAGATATGCCCTAAAGTCTCTGACCTGTGAGCAAGGAAAAGACTTACATTTGTACAGTTGTACAAGCTTTCACTCCTTGTACTCAGCTCACCTTCTCAGAATCTCTCACCCTCCAGCAAGGGCACTCAAAGTACTCTCAAGAGCCAGGTAATCCTTtcagcagggctgggaaacaCTTGCTTTCCAAAGTAAGCTGTCATCACTCATACCATAAAACAAAACTTGGGATGAATGAGAGAACTGAGCCCTGTTCCCTGACTTCCAGGGAAGCAGACAAATGCTTGAATCTTTCTGAAGCCCCCAACCTCTGTTTCTCTGTCTACATCATAAGGATGTGATGATGCTGAATTACAAATCCAGAAGACACAGTAGATGTCACAAGGCTCTTCGTTCTGTGCTCCCAAAGAACTGGTAACTGTCCCCTCAATTACATGAAGGATCATGATggtaacaagcaaacaaaccgTTTGGCTTTGTTAGAATGTTTACCAGCAAACAGATAAATAGCCTTATTTGTCAGAccaataaaaagtattttcaccTTTCTTCCATTGTTCTGGCTCTAATATCACTTTTTGCTTAAAGTCTTAGCCAAATAAGAAATTACTTCACATATACATACAACGTAAGTATCTTCACATACACATTTCCTTGTAGTTTTCGATACAtttcttcctctatttttaaattttatcctCTTTCTATGTGAAAAGGCCCAAGAGGAAATCAATTGCATCACCAAACAGCGAGAGGAACACTGAACTCGATACAGTTCAGCAGTACTTCATGGATGCCTCTGGTCTTTTAAACCTAAATTTTACACAGATGCTTTAGTTCTGCGAAGATCATTCACAAGCATAACCCTATGGATGAACTGAAATCAACAGGACTACTTACATGGTTAAGGTTCATAACCAAAGTTACTACTTAGAACCACTGATGTTTCAAAGTGCCTATATTTAAACATCACTCAAGTTTTAAAATTTAGTTTgacattgtttccttttttattctttttagataAAAACATGTACAGTGCTGCATAAAATCCTCACACTACTCCTAACTGCCTACAAAATAACAGTGCCTCGAAGCTTGACAATGTTCTTCGAATCCTCCAAGATCCTACATGCAACATTTCCAGAAGTGAAACCTTTCCATATTTTACAAAAACCTCAGCTGTTCAGTAACACAAATCGCCATTTCGCTGGACTAACTGTCTGACCTTTCTGGAATTACTTGCCTTTCCAGGTGTGTCCAGCTCCTCTTCTGTCTAAGGTGATGAAACACTAAGGAAACTCCCCCCAACACAGGGACTGAGCAAGCCCGGCAGCagcccagcccctctcccacagctcgggagctgggaagcagcagatCACCCACCAGTCAAGCAGTGCATTCAGGCAGCTCTCTCAGCCCGCTCCTTGCTCAGGACCACGGAACTAACAGTGACCATGCCAAGGTCACAGCATCCACCCCATCTCCAGACACAGCCTGGGGCTGGCCGTGTGGTTGGGGAAAGCTAGCAGGCACCCGAGACAGGCCCTCACCCTTCCCTTAACACTTCCTTGACTCTTCAGCACCCAAAGGTTAACCCCTCCCCGCCCCACATCCCTGGCAGTGATTCCAGTTCGCAAGCAAGCCAAACGTACCTCCTTCCTGCCCCGCAGCGAGAGCGgccaccttcccccagcccctcaggaGCGCTGCCACACACTCAACCCCGGGACACAGCTCTCGGCCCCCCGCAAAGGGCTGGGCAGGGCCTGGCttaccctcctccccccccgaAAGGACACGGCCCCAACGGCCCCCAGGGCCGCTCACAACCCACGGCCCCTCACAGACCCCTCACCCCAGGCCTCTCCGAGGGACCCCCCAACCGCCCCGCGACAGTCACCGTAAACCTCGAGCGCCTTGTCCTGCTCCATGGCTTGATTCCGGGGGGCATGGCAACCCCTACGCAGCCCGGAGTACCACAGCACCCTGCTCAACGTGTGCGACAGCAACCCCAACACCAGCGACATCCTCCCGCTCCGCCATGGGAGAGCGCGAACCGAACCCTCGCGGCCACcatccgccgccgccgccgccagcgggaAGTTGCTCGCGGGGCGGGGCCAGGAGGCCCGGCCTGGGGGCGGGGCCTTTGAGCCTGgtcccgccccggggcgggggggtgggcgtGGTTAGGCGGGACCTCCGCGTTGGCGGGATTTTACTGCTGCCCGGGGTCGCTGAGGAGGCAGCCGGAGGGGGCTCAGCGGCCCCGAGCAGCGCTGTCGGCTGTAGCTGGGCTCTGCGGAGCCGCCATGGCGCTGCCAGCCCCTCCATACACGCACAAACACCACCCCGTCTGCCGGGCtttgcccctccccccccaaagcTCCCCACACTTTCCAAATAACGGTTAGCAACAGAGCTTCTAAAGGAGCACGGGGGAGGCAGCCGTCATGATTTACTTTCCAAGCTAGAACGGCAAGATTTAACAGGATGAGGCGCGGGTTGGATGATGGTAATTAGGGGTAGGTTTGCTGCAGGTCTCGAGCTTCTTCAGACGGCACAGCTGGGCGCAGAACCGCGTCCCCGGGTGCCGTGATGAACATAAAGGCCCCCGGAGGCCGTTGCCTACCTTGGTCTCACCGCCCGCAGGCAGCGAAGGTGGAGGCAGCCCGGTCCCCGCCCGCGGCCTCTCACGGAGACTACAGCTCCCAGCGTGCATTGCCCTGGGCCGCGATGCCTCATGGGAGTTGTAGTTA
This window of the Accipiter gentilis chromosome 10, bAccGen1.1, whole genome shotgun sequence genome carries:
- the CIAO2A gene encoding cytosolic iron-sulfur assembly component 2A, which codes for MSLVLGLLSHTLSRVLWYSGLRRGCHAPRNQAMEQDKALEVYDIIRTIRDPEKPNTLEELEVVTESCVEVQEIGEDEYLVIIRFTPTVPHCSLATLIGLCLRIKLQRCLPFRHKLEIYISEGTHSTEEDINKQINDKERVAAAMENPNLREIVEQCVTEPD